The following are from one region of the Amedibacterium intestinale genome:
- a CDS encoding DUF6431 domain-containing protein yields the protein MFVTRTVLINAQRCRCKECGAIHIILPSFVVPGFNHVYLSIRKVLNKEPDRSLEDSYFYRFIKSFFPPFPKSSEDSDYLAFLRRSSLFRKFGSYAFLSR from the coding sequence ATCTTTGTGACTCGCACTGTTTTGATCAATGCCCAGCGATGTCGGTGTAAAGAATGTGGTGCTATTCATATCATTCTTCCTTCTTTTGTAGTTCCAGGATTCAATCATGTCTATTTATCCATCCGAAAGGTTTTGAATAAAGAGCCTGACCGATCATTAGAAGATTCTTATTTCTACAGATTCATCAAAAGTTTTTTCCCACCTTTTCCAAAATCTTCAGAAGATTCGGATTATCTTGCCTTCTTACGCCGGAGCTCGCTTTTTCGAAAATTCGGTTCTTATGCATTTTTAAGTCGATAA
- a CDS encoding ISL3 family transposase, producing MQDFINCEASICTIFNLDSSILESCSCIRRNEQTIIDVKLLDSRPACPECGNPITKIKGYVTKTIQHSLLADKKCVLQYHARRYICPICHKTFYEYNPFVFQNMKISSDLMLQILKDLQEPGETFTHAAKRYHISPTSVSSIFDSVVSIPRAKLPEIMCTDENYAFHSKTQNSKYICLLIDQTNGQPIDILPSRRYEYLDKYFSNIPKYEIDQVHIMITDMYEPYRRIIKKHFKNAIHVVDHYHVSQELHRRVDRVRLRIMNPLRCINTSKRTQEQEENYYLLKHKNGLLFKHFTRSKGADGKPLFDILRPKEYNKVLKRYMNPYDYANALVSIHPDINTAWELKDELTDFYVSNTLETAPAALKKVITDFRESNVEEMVKFSYTLANWQTEIINSFYIAKTEYKLSRKTGQITVGYKRLNNALMERLNGTVKLITKAANGYTNWERFRNRCMLVLEKGIEFAIDEKDKSVKMVEKKEPTT from the coding sequence ATGCAAGACTTTATCAATTGCGAAGCTTCTATTTGCACAATCTTCAATCTGGATTCATCGATTTTAGAATCCTGTTCCTGTATTAGACGAAATGAACAGACGATCATCGATGTAAAGCTTTTAGATTCTCGACCAGCTTGTCCTGAATGTGGAAATCCCATCACGAAGATCAAGGGATATGTGACCAAGACAATCCAGCACTCGTTACTGGCCGATAAAAAATGTGTTCTTCAATACCATGCCAGGCGATATATCTGCCCAATATGCCACAAAACGTTCTATGAATACAATCCTTTCGTCTTCCAGAACATGAAGATTTCTTCAGATCTGATGCTTCAGATCCTCAAGGACTTGCAAGAACCTGGCGAAACCTTTACCCACGCAGCTAAGAGATATCATATTTCTCCAACTTCTGTTTCATCGATCTTCGATTCGGTTGTTTCGATTCCAAGGGCAAAACTGCCAGAAATCATGTGCACAGATGAAAACTATGCCTTTCATTCCAAAACACAAAACAGTAAGTACATCTGTCTTTTGATCGATCAGACCAATGGGCAGCCAATCGATATCTTGCCTAGTCGACGATATGAATATTTAGATAAATACTTCTCAAATATACCAAAATATGAAATAGATCAGGTCCATATCATGATTACGGATATGTACGAACCATACCGCAGGATTATTAAAAAACATTTCAAAAATGCGATTCATGTGGTCGACCATTATCATGTTTCACAGGAACTGCACCGCAGAGTGGACAGGGTTCGCTTAAGGATCATGAACCCCCTGCGATGCATCAACACATCGAAACGCACCCAGGAACAAGAAGAAAACTATTATCTGTTAAAACACAAGAACGGACTCCTGTTCAAGCACTTTACAAGATCTAAAGGCGCCGATGGAAAACCACTTTTCGATATTTTAAGACCAAAAGAATATAATAAGGTTCTAAAACGATATATGAACCCATACGATTATGCCAATGCGCTTGTATCTATTCATCCGGATATAAACACGGCCTGGGAATTAAAGGATGAACTTACGGATTTCTATGTCTCGAACACACTTGAAACGGCACCTGCTGCTTTGAAAAAAGTCATTACCGATTTCAGAGAAAGCAATGTAGAAGAAATGGTCAAGTTTAGTTACACATTAGCCAACTGGCAAACCGAGATCATCAATTCTTTCTACATAGCCAAAACCGAATACAAGCTCTCGAGAAAGACAGGACAAATCACTGTCGGATATAAAAGGCTCAACAACGCACTGATGGAACGACTCAACGGAACCGTCAAGCTGATTACCAAGGCAGCCAACGGATATACCAATTGGGAACGATTCCGTAACCGATGCATGTTGGTCCTTGAAAAAGGCATAGAATTTGCGATCGACGAGAAAGACAAAAGCGTAAAGATGGTCGAAAAAAAGGAGCCCACCACCTAG
- a CDS encoding alanine/glycine:cation symporter family protein produces the protein MGALLSILNEFLYSYILIALLLVAGLYFTFRTRFVQFRLFKEGIQLLSEKSHKQGGVSSFQALMISTASRVGTGNIAGVATALAAGGAGSIFWMWIIALIGAASAFIESTLAQVYKNKDGEQYRGGPAYYMQKALGKRWLGVIFAVLLIACFCFGFNPLQAYNVSSAVAYYFDNEQLVALIIGIILAVLSAFVIFGGVHRIGIISSTVVPVMAVLYILLGVYITFINIDKLPVLFHDIFSAAFDFKAISGGFAGSCVMHGIKRGLFSNEAGMGSAPNAGATADVSHPVKQGLVQTISVFIDTILICTTTAFMLLNYGIYDGLQGMPYVQQAIFSEIGEIGIHFITISIFLFAFSSLIGNYCYAEGNLKFIINSKKSLFIFRVVCILAIFFGAQLDFTTVWDLADVLMGFTAVLNIVVILILGKVAFICLRDYTQQKKEGKDPLFDPEKLGIKHADCWKDIKKEYEDL, from the coding sequence ATGGGAGCTTTATTAAGTATATTAAATGAATTTTTATATAGTTATATTTTAATTGCACTTTTACTTGTAGCTGGACTGTATTTTACATTTCGTACACGTTTTGTGCAATTTCGTTTATTCAAGGAAGGAATTCAATTATTAAGTGAAAAATCACATAAACAGGGTGGAGTCTCTTCTTTTCAAGCGTTGATGATTTCAACGGCTTCTCGAGTAGGAACTGGAAATATCGCTGGTGTTGCGACTGCATTAGCTGCTGGTGGTGCTGGATCTATTTTCTGGATGTGGATTATTGCCTTAATAGGAGCAGCCAGTGCTTTTATTGAATCTACTTTAGCACAGGTTTATAAAAATAAAGATGGCGAACAATATAGAGGTGGACCTGCTTACTATATGCAGAAGGCTTTAGGTAAACGCTGGCTAGGAGTTATATTTGCAGTTTTGTTAATTGCTTGTTTCTGTTTTGGATTTAATCCATTGCAGGCTTATAATGTAAGCAGTGCTGTTGCATACTACTTTGATAATGAACAGCTTGTTGCCCTTATCATAGGAATCATATTAGCTGTATTAAGTGCATTCGTTATTTTTGGCGGTGTACATAGAATTGGTATTATTAGTTCAACAGTCGTACCTGTAATGGCAGTACTATACATTCTTTTAGGAGTTTATATCACGTTTATAAACATAGATAAGTTACCTGTATTATTCCATGATATTTTTTCAGCTGCTTTTGATTTCAAAGCAATTTCAGGAGGTTTTGCAGGTTCTTGTGTAATGCATGGAATAAAACGTGGTTTATTTTCAAATGAAGCAGGTATGGGATCAGCTCCTAATGCAGGAGCGACAGCAGATGTATCTCATCCGGTGAAACAAGGCTTGGTGCAGACCATCTCTGTATTTATAGATACAATATTAATTTGCACAACTACTGCCTTCATGTTGTTGAATTATGGTATATATGACGGATTACAGGGGATGCCTTATGTTCAGCAGGCTATTTTTTCTGAAATTGGAGAAATAGGAATTCATTTTATAACAATATCTATTTTCTTATTTGCTTTTTCATCGCTCATTGGAAATTATTGTTATGCAGAAGGAAATCTTAAATTTATTATCAATAGTAAAAAATCTTTATTTATTTTTAGAGTTGTATGTATTCTTGCAATCTTTTTCGGTGCACAGCTTGATTTTACAACAGTATGGGATCTTGCGGATGTGTTAATGGGATTTACGGCTGTTTTAAATATTGTGGTTATTTTGATTTTAGGAAAAGTTGCGTTCATTTGCTTACGTGATTATACACAACAGAAAAAAGAAGGAAAAGATCCACTGTTTGATCCTGAAAAGCTGGGAATTAAACATGCGGATTGTTGGAAAGATATAAAAAAAGAATATGAAGATTTGTAG
- a CDS encoding DUF378 domain-containing protein: MKLLNCLFLTIGIVGAINWGLIGLFDFNLVTFLFGFNSLAERGVYVLVGLSGLYMLMFYPRVMSPYDKTYK, translated from the coding sequence ATGAAATTATTGAACTGTTTATTCCTTACAATTGGAATTGTTGGTGCAATTAACTGGGGTCTAATAGGTTTGTTTGATTTTAATTTAGTAACATTCCTATTTGGGTTCAATTCACTAGCTGAGCGAGGTGTGTACGTTTTAGTTGGATTAAGTGGTTTATATATGCTTATGTTTTATCCTAGAGTTATGTCACCTTATGATAAGACGTATAAGTAA